The Hemibagrus wyckioides isolate EC202008001 linkage group LG15, SWU_Hwy_1.0, whole genome shotgun sequence genome window below encodes:
- the sst6 gene encoding somatostatin 6 encodes MALGGRMNLYQAVDSPTFIMRVLLSLVPLLLVAWSVNNTEALPVQGKLTNSNEVLTKEQKDFMTKVLAILAEFNVTIKDLENMDPEQRSKLTERVVLGLPPAREKSQCKNFFWKTFSAC; translated from the exons ATGGCACTGGGTGGCAGAATGAATCTTTACCAGGCAGTAGACAGTCCCACGTTCATAATGAGAGTGCTGCTGAGCCTGGTCCCTCTGCTGCTCGTCGCATGGAGCGTAAACAACACTGAAGCATTGCCTGTACAGGGCAAACTGACAAACAGCAACGAG GTGCTGACAAAAGAGCAGAAGGACTTCATGACAAAGGTTTTGGCAATCCTTGCTGAATTTAACGTGACCATCAAAGACCTGGAAAACATGGACCCTGAGCAGCGGAGTAAACTGACCGAGAGAGTTGTTCTCGGTCTGCCACCTGCACGAGAGAAATCCCAGTGCAAGAACTTCTTCTGGAAGACTTTCTCTGCATGTTAA